The following is a genomic window from Micromonospora cathayae.
GCCGACTCCAGCAACGCCGCGTAGATCCGCGTGTTGATGTACCGCGGCAGCAACGCGTCGAGCAGCGTCTCTGCCTCCGGCTCGAACTCGTAGGCCGGCAGCAGACCCTCGGACCGCGGACGGTCCTCGATCTGCATCGGGCCGATGATCTTTGCCACCGGGATCTGGGTCATCAGGGACTTGAACTCGGTGAAGACGATGTGCAGCTCGTCGATGCCGAGGACGCCGTCCGGGCCGGACCCACCGTCGGTGTCGTCCGCGCCGGCCGAGAACGCCTTGATCAGCGTCTCGCCCACCTCGCGGGCGGAGGCGAAGTCCGGCTGCTCCGAGAAGCCCGTCCAGCTCGCCTCGATCGGCCGGTTACGGAACTTGTAGAAGCTGACGCCCTTGCGGCCGATGACGTAGAGCACGGGCTCCTTGCCCTCGGCCTTCAGCCGGGCGATCAGCGACTCCGCCGTCTTGATCGCGTTGGAGCTGTAACCACCGGCCAGCCCCCGGTCTGCGGTGACCAGCAGCACACCGGCCCGCCGCACCTGCGGGCGCGCGGTGAGCAGCGGGTGGTCGATCCGCGCGTTGGACGCCAGCGCGGTGAGCACGCCGGTGATGGCCTGGGCGTACGGCAGGGACGCCTCCACCCGGGCCTGGGCCTTGGCGATGCGGCTCGTCGCCACGAGCTCCATCGCCTTGGTGATCTTCTTCATCCCCTTCGCCGAGCGAATGCGTTGACGAAGAACGCGTACCTGGGCCGCCATGAGTCAGCCCTACTGCTTCTCGGCGTCGTCGCCGCGGTAGCGGGTGACCGTCTCGCGGTTCTCCTCACCCTCCAGCGGGGCGGCCGGGGCCTCGTTGATCCGGGGCTCGTCGGCCTTGCCGAGGAAGGACTGCTTGAACTCGCTGATCGCCGCGTCGAGGGAGCCGATGATCTCGTCGTCCCACTTGTTGTCGGCGATCGCGGCGAGCACACCCTCGTGCCGGTGGCGCAGGTACTGGAGGAACTCCGACTCGAAGCGACGGACCTCGCCGACCGGGATGTCGTCCAGCTTGCCCTCGGTGCCGGCCCAGACCGAGACGACCTGCTCCTGCACCGGGTACGGCGAGTAGTTCGGCTGCTTGAGCAGCTCGACCAGGCGGGAGCCGCGCTCCAGCTGGGCCCGGGAGGCCCGGTCCAGGTCGGAGGCGAAGGCGGCGAACGCCTCCAGCTCGCGGTACTGCGCCAGGTTCAGCCGCAGCGAACCGGCGACCTTCTTCATCGGCTTCACCTGCGCGGCGCCACCGACCCGGGAGACCGAGGTACCGACGTTGATGGCCGGCCGGACGCCCTGGTTGAACAGGTCGGTCTCCAGGAAGATCTGGCCGTCGGTGATGGAGATGACGTTGGTCGGGATGAAGGCCGAGATGTCGTTGGCCTTGGTCTCGATGATCGGCAGACCGGTCATCGAGCCGCCGCCCAGCTCGTCGGAGAGCTTCGCGCAACGCTCCAGCAGCCGGGAGTGCAGGTAGAAGACGTCACCCGGGTACGCCTCACGGCCCGGCGGGCGACGCAGCAGCAGCGACACGGCGCGGTACGCCTCGGCCTGCTTGCTCAGGTCGTCGAAGACGATCAGGACGTGCTTGCCGCCGTACATCCAGTGCTGCCCGATGGACGAGCCGGTGTACGGGGCGAGGTACTTGAAGCCGGCCGGGTCGGAGGCCGGGGAGGCGACGATGGTGGTGTACTCCAGCGCGCCCGCCTCCTCCAGGATGCCCTTGATCGAGGCGATCGTGGAGGCCTTCTGGCCGATGGCGACGTAGATGCAGCGGACCTGCTTCTTCGGGTCGCCGGAGCGCCAGTTGTCCCGCTGGTTGAGGATGGTGTCCAGGGCGACCGTGGTCTTGCCGGTCTTCCGGTCACCGATGATCAGCTGACGCTGGCCCCGACCGACCGGGGTCATCGCGTCGACGGCCTTGATACCGGTCTGCAGCGGCTCGTCCACCGACTGCCGGGACATCACGTTCGGGGCCTGGAGCTCCAGCTCGCGGAACCCCTCGTTGGCGATGTCGCCCAGGCCGTCGATCGGCTGGCCGAGCGCGTTGACCACGCGGCCGAGGAAGGCGTCGCCGACCGGCACCGAGAGCACCCGGCCGGTGCGCTTGACGCGCTGCCCCTCCTCCAGCTTGGCGGAGTCACCCAGGACGACGACACCGATCTCGCGGACGTCGAGGTTCAGCGCCACACCGAGCGTGCCGTCCTCGAACTCCAGGAGCTCGTTGGTCATGGTCGAGGGGAGCCCCTCGACGTGGGCGATACCGTCACCGGTGTCGGAGACGGTGCCGACCTCCTCGCGGGAGACGTC
Proteins encoded in this region:
- a CDS encoding F0F1 ATP synthase subunit gamma, producing MAAQVRVLRQRIRSAKGMKKITKAMELVATSRIAKAQARVEASLPYAQAITGVLTALASNARIDHPLLTARPQVRRAGVLLVTADRGLAGGYSSNAIKTAESLIARLKAEGKEPVLYVIGRKGVSFYKFRNRPIEASWTGFSEQPDFASAREVGETLIKAFSAGADDTDGGSGPDGVLGIDELHIVFTEFKSLMTQIPVAKIIGPMQIEDRPRSEGLLPAYEFEPEAETLLDALLPRYINTRIYAALLESAASESAARRRAMKSATDNAEEMIEKYTREMNSARQAGITQEISEIVGGANALAASGSEV
- the atpA gene encoding F0F1 ATP synthase subunit alpha — translated: MAELTISTEEIRGALERYVSSYSPDVSREEVGTVSDTGDGIAHVEGLPSTMTNELLEFEDGTLGVALNLDVREIGVVVLGDSAKLEEGQRVKRTGRVLSVPVGDAFLGRVVNALGQPIDGLGDIANEGFRELELQAPNVMSRQSVDEPLQTGIKAVDAMTPVGRGQRQLIIGDRKTGKTTVALDTILNQRDNWRSGDPKKQVRCIYVAIGQKASTIASIKGILEEAGALEYTTIVASPASDPAGFKYLAPYTGSSIGQHWMYGGKHVLIVFDDLSKQAEAYRAVSLLLRRPPGREAYPGDVFYLHSRLLERCAKLSDELGGGSMTGLPIIETKANDISAFIPTNVISITDGQIFLETDLFNQGVRPAINVGTSVSRVGGAAQVKPMKKVAGSLRLNLAQYRELEAFAAFASDLDRASRAQLERGSRLVELLKQPNYSPYPVQEQVVSVWAGTEGKLDDIPVGEVRRFESEFLQYLRHRHEGVLAAIADNKWDDEIIGSLDAAISEFKQSFLGKADEPRINEAPAAPLEGEENRETVTRYRGDDAEKQ